In Desulfolucanica intricata, the genomic window CGGACGTATTACAACTATGCTTGGACCACATGCACCTTACACCTGTCCCCCGGACTATATAAAAAAAGTAATAGCTTTGGCTAATGAGCTGGGTGTGGGTATTCATATACACCTGGCAGAAACAAAAACCGAACTGGGGGATATTGTAAGGGATTACGGTAAATCACCGGTTAAATTAATGCTGGATATCGGCTTATTTGAGTGTAAGGTTCTTGCTGCACATTGTGTACATCTGAATGATGAAGATATTGAGATTTTGAGAGAGAAGGGTGTCGGGGTAGCACATAACCCGCAAAGTAATATGAAATTAGCCAGCGGCATAGCACCTGTGACTGAGCTTCTAAAGCACGGGGTTAATGTAGGTTTGGGTACCGACGGGGCCGCAAGCAACAATAACCTTGATATGATGGAAGAGATGCGCAGTGCGGCCCTTTTACAAAAGGTGGCTACTATGGATCCTATGGCTTTACCGTCTTACCAAGCGCTGAAAATGGCTACCTGTGAGGGAGCTTCTGTACTGGGATTACAAAATGATATCGGTATAATTAGGAAAGGTATGAAGGCGGATATTATATTAATAGATTTTCATCGTCCGCACCTTTACCCTAAACATGATTTAATCGCACATACAGTATATTCAGCGCAGTCAGCAGATGTACAGACTGTTATTATTGACGGTAATGTCGTTATGGAAAACAGAAAAGTACTAACCATAGATGAGGAAGAAGTATTAACTGAAGTGCAGAAAAGGGCCGAACGATTAGTGGGACAAAAATAGACAGGAGGTTTTTTTATGTCAAAAGAAATTGCTTTATTTGTAGAAGATAACTATAATGAATTGGAATTTTGGTATCCTTTTTACCGTTTTCAAGAGGCCGGTTATAAGGTTACGATTATCGGATCAGGCCGCCGGGAATCATATACAGGGAAAAGCGGTGCTTTACCTGTAAAGGAATATTTTTCTGCAGATAAAGTAAAAGCTGAACAATTTGCAGCTGTAATTGTACCCGGCGGGTATGCACCTGATTTAATGCGTTTAAGTGAGCCGATGGTAAATCTGGTACGTGAGGCTTATGCTCAGGGAAAAGTAGTGGCTTCGATTTGTCATGGAGCCTGGATGTTGATTTCCGCCGGGATTATAAAGGGCAAAAAGGCAACCTGCTGCCCCCACATCAAAGATGATTTAAAAAATGCCGGAGCTGAGTATATAAATCAAGAAGTAATTGTAGACGGTAAGATTGTTACGTCCAGGGTACCGGACGATCTACCTGCCTTTTGTAAGGCTGTTTTATCACTGTTAGGATAAGATTAATGCCCGGCTATCGGGCATTAATCTTATTTTTTTCTAATGGAATTAAAGATTGTTTTGGCCCCTGCTTTGGCTACGCTGAAGAAGCCTTTATGTTTTGAAAAAATCTCTTCCAGAGCATGCAATACTTTATCTAGCTGCTCATAAGTTACAATAAGCGGGGGTTCCAATCTGATGACGTTGGGATTATTTAAGGTAAAAGCCGTAATAATCTGATATTTATTTATTAATTCCCCGGCAACCAAACTTCCCAGATATTCCTCAGCGACTTTATCAAGGCCCAGTGAGGCCTTTTTTATAAATCCGGAAGGTTGGTTAAACTCCAGTCCAATCATTAGACCACGGCCTCTTACTTCTTTTAGCAGGGGGTATTTTTCTTGTAATTTCCTTAACCCTTTTAGTAAATACTCCCCTTTTTCCATGGCTTTAGTAACCAGGTTCTCCTTGATTGTTATTTCCAGTGCTGCAAGTCCGGCAGCAGCAGCCCAGGTATTTCCCCCGAAAGTTGAGGTATGTAAGGTTGCCCGATCCATACTGCCATAGGCTCTTTTCCAGATATCATTTGTGGTAATATAAGCACCAATTGGCATAATACCACCACCCAGGGATTTGGCCAGACAGAGTATATCCGGTTCAACTTGCTCATATTCACAGGCGAACATATTTCCTGTTCTCCCCAAACCGGTTTGTACTTCATCGGCAATAAATAATGTGTTGTATTTGTTGCACAGTTCTTTAGCTTTTGCTAAATATCCCTCAGGAGGAACAATAATACCGCCTTCACCTTGAATCGGCTCAACTATAAAGGCTGCAGAGGTTCTTTCTCTCAGTTTTTTTTCCAGGGCGTCTACATCCCCGAAGGGTACGGGAAAACAGTCGGGTAATAACGGTTCAAACGGTGTTTGATATTTTGTGCGACCGGTTACAGATAAAGCACCAAAGGTTTTTCCATGAAAAGATCCTTCACAATAGATGATACCTTTACGTTTTGTAGCTATACGAGCTAATTTTAATGCCCCTTCAACAGCTTCTGCTCCACTGTTGCCGAAAAAAGTGCGCTGAAGTTTTCCGGGAGTGATAGCCGCTAAATTTTTAGCTAATGCCCCGGATAAGGCATTTACGGAAGTTTGTAAAATATTTGGCAGCGAGGTGACTTTTTGAATGGCATCAATTACTGAAGGGTGGTTATGCCCTAAGTTTAAGGCGCCGTAACCACCTAAAAAATCCAGAAATTCTACTCCTTCACTGTCCCAAACACTAACCCCGCGGGCCGAGGTGAAATGGCGGTCAAAATTTAATAGCCCGATCATAGTTGTAAGACTGGCATTTAAATATTCTTTATGATGCTTTACGATTTGCTCACGATTTATCTTTAGTGCAGCTTCCAGAGAAGTAAATTCCTCAGGCATTATGTTGTCCATCTAGATAACCTCCAATTTTGTGACTTCTACCTATATATTACTACCATTGTATATTTTACCCTGCAACTTATTATAAAAATCACTTCATGACTTGACAATCAAAATAACAATTAGTAAAATAAGGTGTAAAGTGTTTTGCCTTTATAGGGGTGGCATATTTGCTGGAGAAAGTTGCCTGGATAACTTTATTGTATGACTTTTACGGACAGATGTTAACCGAGAAACAGCAGCATTTTTTTGAACTGTATTATGAAGATGATTTATCATTAGGTGAAATTGCAGAAAAGTTTGATGTGAGTAGACAGGCAGTTCATGACAGTTTGAAACGGGCTGAGCAAATGCTGGTAAAATATGAGGAAAAACTCGGTTTAGTTAAAAAGTTTATTGAGCAAAGAGATAAAATAGTTGATGCAAAGATCTTGTTAGATAAGTTTCTTAAGGATCGAGACGATGCAAAAATTGAGCAGGTTGGGCGGATACTGTCAAACATTATGGAAATCGTAAAGAAATAGGTTTTGTTTAAAATTCAATTAAGGGGGGCAAACTGTGGTTTTTTCTAGTCTTGCGGAAAGGCTGCAGGAAACCTTTAAAAAACTGAAAAATAAGGGTAGCCTTAAAGAAGCAGATGTTACGGAGGCTTTACGTGAAGTACGGGTTGCGCTTTTAGAAGCAGACGTTAATTTTAAGGTTGTTAAGGATTTTGTAAATAAAGTTAAGGAAAAGGCTATCGGGCAGGATATCTTGAGCAGTCTTACGCCTGCTCAACAGGTAATTAAAATTGTGCACCAGGAACTTACAGAATTGATGGGGGGAGAACAAAGCAAGATTAATATGGCCCCCAAACCCCCTACTATAATTATGATGGTTGGTTTGCATGGTGCCGGGAAAACTACTACTTCTGCAAAACTGGCTAATTTATTACGCAAACAGGGACGCAGACCCTTGTTAGTAGCGGGAGATATCCATCGCCCGGCAGCTATAAAGCAGCTGCAGGTCCTCGGTGAACAACTTAATTTACCGGTATTTTCAATGGGTGACAAACAGTCGCCGGCAACTATAGCGAAGGCTGCTCTGGAAAACGCTATTAACAGCGGCAGAGATGTGGTTATAATTGATACAGCCGGGAGATTGCATATTGATGAAGCTCTGATGGATGAGTTGGAAGCCGTTATAAATGCAGTGGAACCAAATGAGATATTACTGGTGATAGATGCTATGACCGGTCAGGATGCTGTTAATGTTGCCAAAACCTTTAATGAACGCTTGCAATTGAACGGTGTCGTAATGACAAAACTTGACGGGGATACCCGTGGGGGAGCAGCGCTGTCAGTTAAGGCTGTTACCGGCTGCCCAATTAAATTTGCAGGTGTAGGCGAAAAATTAGATGCTCTGGAGATTTTTCATCCCAACCGCATGGCCGACCGGATTCTTGGTATGGGAGATGTACTTACCCTGATTGAAAAGGCTCAAGAGAATTTTGATGCCGAGCAAGTAGCTAAGTTGAATAAAAAATTACGTAGCCTGGAGTTTACCTTGGATGACTTTCTTGAGCAATTACAGCAAGTTAAAAAGTTAGGTCCGCTGGAACAAGTATTGGGTATGTTTCCAGGCATGGGTGGACTAAAAAAACTAAAAAATATTGAGTTTGATGAAAAAGAATTAGTATATGTGGAGGCTATTATTAAATCTATGACTTTAAAAGAGAGAGAGCATCCGGAAATAATAAACGGCAGTCGCAGAAGACGTATAGCCAGGGGTAGCGGTACTTCTGTACAAGAGGTAAACAGACTGTTAAAACAATTTGATCAAACAAAAAAAATGATGAAACAATTTGCGGATTTAGATAAAAATATAAAAAAAGGTGGTAAACTGCCTAAACTTCCTTTTTTCCATTAAAGTAAATTTTAGATAATAATACAATAATAAAATTTTTAGTGAAATTTTTAGCCTGACAAGGAGGTGAAAACATTGGCAGTTAAAATTAGGTTAAAAAGGATGGGTGCCAAAAAAGATCCATTCTATCGCATAGTCGTGGCTGATTCCCGTTCTCCCCGGGACGGTCGGTTTATAGAAGAAATTGGCTATTATGATCCCCTGAGAAATCCCGCAACCATTAAAATTGATGAGGAAAAGGCCATAAGCTGGATACATAAGGGTGCTCAGCTTACAGGTACTGCTAAATCGTTATTTTCTAAGGCTGGGCTTATGAAGAAGTTAGCCGAAGAGGGTAAGTAGCATTAGGAGGTACCGCGATGAAAGAATTGGTGGAGATTTTGGCCAAAGCCCTCGTGGATCAGCCTGATAAAGTCTCAGTAAATATGGTGGAAAGAGAAAAATCAGTATTGATAGAATTAAGGGTAGCTCCGGAAGAAATGGGAAAGGTTATCGGTAAACAAGGGCGAATTGCTAAAGCAATCCGTGCTGTTGTTAAAGCTGCCGCTACTAAGCAGCATAAAAAAGTAATGGTTGAAATTATATAGTAAGATTATGGGGGCGTATGCCCCCTTAAGTATATTTGAAGGAGAATATTTATTTTGTCAGAAAGTATTCTTATAACCCGACTTGATGGTGTAGATAGTATTTTTTAGGTTCATATTGGTGATGATGGCAGCAAATAATTAATAAAGAGATAATTTTGGAAAATGGAAAAGTTGTAGATATTCGTTCAACAGTTGGAAAGGATTTTATAGATGGATAAAGAGTTCATTTCCATAGGTGAAATCGTTAATACGCAGGGGCATCGTGGGTATGTGCGTGTATACCCGTTAACGGATTTTCCGGAACGCTTTAAAAAAATGACTAAGGTTTGGGTTTTACTGAACGGAAATCGTGAAGAGATGCATATTGAAGATACATATAAACATAAGAAATTTGTCATTATAAAATTCAAAGAAATACCTGACATGACTGCTGCAGAGAATTATAAAGGCGCATTATTGCAAATTGAACATCAGGATATCACACCTCTTCCGAAAGATACTTATTATATTTTTGATATAATTGGGCTTGATGTATCTGACATTGAGGGTAAATATTTCGGAAAAGTTAAAAAAGTTCTTAATACCGGTGCAAATGATGTTTATGTGGTAGATTATTTGGAAGAAAAAAGAGATTTACTTATTCCTGCCATAAAACAGGTAGTCAAGGAAATTAATCTTTCTAAAAGAATTATGAAAGTAGAATTGCCCGAGGGACTATAGGGTTTAAATTTATGGAGTGTATAATTTATGAACATTGATATATTAACACTATTTCCTGAAATGTTTAACGGCCCGTTTAATAACAGTATTATCAAAAGGGCCCGGGAAAAAAATTTGGTTCAAATTGAAACATATAATATTAGGGACTTTTCCCGTAACAAGCACCGAACTGTTGATGACACTCCATACGGTGGCGGAGCCGGAATGGTTATGGGCGTTGAACCTATTTTCGAAGCGATTGACAGAATTAAAGATAAATATAACGGGAGCACAGCAAGGATAGTATTGATGTGTCCCCAGGGATTAACTTTTAATCAAACTTTAGCTAAAGAATTTGCCCAAGAAGAACATTTAGTCTTTATTTGTGGACATTATGAAGGGATTGATGAGCGGGTCAGGGAAAATTTAGTTACAGATGAGATATCAATAGGTGATTTTGTTCTGACCGGGGGAGAAATCCCCGTAATGGCTATAGTTGATGCTATAATAAGGTTAATTCCCGGAGTTTTGGGTGATTTAGCTTCGGCGGAAGAGGATTCATTTTATGACGGTCTTCTGGATTATCCTCATTATACCCGGCCCAGAGAGTACCGGGGGAATAACGTTCCCGAGGTGTTATTAAGCGGTCATCATGAAAATATTTATAAATGGCGTAAGAGACAGTCATTATTACGCACGCTGGTAAAAAGGCCTGATTTGTTGGAAAGTAAAGATTTTACAACAGAGGAAATAAAAATTTTAAAAGAAATATATGAGGATTTAAAAAAGCTATTGGATATTTGATCTGTGGTAAAATATTGCCTACTGACAAAGTATATGGTATAATTACTTTTGTTTGATTACGGGCGGTCCGCTGTCAGAACATGATTATGAACGTCCATGTGGGAAGGGGGGAATAGAGTGAATCTTATCGAATATATTGAAAAAGAGCAAATGAAGAAAGAAATACCTGCTTTTAGACCGGGTGACACAGTTAAAGTACACGTTAAAGTAGTTGAAGGTAACCGCGAGAGAATTCAGGTCTTTGAGGGGGTTGTAATCAGGCGTCGCGGTGGCGGCCTGAATGAAACCTTTACTGTACGTAGGGTTTCTTATGGGGTAGGTGTGGAAAGAACTTTCCCTCTTCACTCACCGAAAATTGACCGCATTGAAGTGGTTAGGTATGGACGTGTCAGAAGAGCCAGACTGTATTATTTGCGTGAATTGCGTGGTAAAGCTGCAAGAATTAAGGAACGTGCCAGAAGATAAAGATTTAAGGGGACTGTTCATATGCAACAGTCTCTTTTTACCTTTAGGGAGGATTAATATTTAAGGGGGGATTTCTGGTGGACCAAAATAATGGTTTGCCAAATAAACAGACCCAACCTAAACGTAAGAAATCCGCATTGAGGGAAATAATAGAATCAATTGCTATAGCAGTTTTACTGGCTGCTATCATTCGCATTTTTATATTTGAACCTTTTTATATTCCTTCGGGTTCAATGATTCCGGCTTTAATACCTAATGATCGTATTATTGTTAGTAAATTAAGTTATAATTTTTCCGAGCCCGAGCGCGGTGACGTTATAGTTTTTAAATACCCCAAGGATCCAAGCAGACGTTTTGTTAAGCGACTTATTGCTTTTGGTGGAGAGACTATTGAAATAAGAAACAGTAAGCTTTACATTAACGGTAATCAGATTCCGGAAAATTATTTACCCAAAGATTTACAATTTAATGACTTTGGGCCTTATCCAGTCCCACAGAATTCATATTTTATGATGGGTGACAATCGTAACAGCAGTGACGACAGCCGTTTTTGGGGACCCTTACCTAAAGAAAATGTTATCGGAAAGGCTGTATTAATTTACTGGCCTTTGAGTCATTTGCAAAGATTATAAAAAATAGTAAGGTGAATTAATCTTATGAATATTCAATGGTATCCGGGTCATATGGCCAGGGCTAAGAAACTATTACAAGAAAATTTAAAATTAGTAGATGTTGCTATTGAATTGTTGGATGCCCGGATTCCACTGAGCAGCAGAAATCCGGTTGTTAATGAATTGCTTGATAAAAAACCCAGATTGATTATTTTAAATAAATCTGATCTGGCTGATTCAAATTTTACTGAGATTTGGAAAAGGAAGTTAACAGGGCCCAATATTCAAGTTGTAGCTGTAGATTCTATCAAAGGTAGCGGTATTAAAAGTGTACCTTCTGCAGTTTTTAAATTAGCTGAAGGTATTATGAGTAAACTGTTAAGTAAAGGCAGACGTCCCAGAGCAGTACGATGTATGGTGGTCGGGATACCCAATGTGGGTAAATCTTTTTTTATAAACCGTCTGGTAAAACAAAAGGCTGCCAGGACAGGTAATAGGCCCGGAGTAACCCGGGGGCAGCAGTGGATTAGGGTGGCTAAAAATTTAGAACTGCTGGATACTCCGGGAATCCTTTGGCCTAAATTTAACGACCAAGAAGCTGCTTATAAATTAGCTGTTACCGGTGCCATTAAGTCAGAGGTTATTGATATCAAAGAAGTTTCCGGTAAACTGGCGCTATGGTTGAAAGATAATTATCCTGATGTACTGATAAATCGTTACAAGTTAACTGAAATTCCGGATAAAACGGAGGAGATATTAACAGTTATTGGTTGCAGTAGGGGGTTTTTATTGCCCGGTGGAATTGTTGATGATTATAAAGCGGCAGTTCTCCTGCTAAAAGAGTTTCGTGAGGGTTTGCTTGGTAGATTTACATTAGATGTACCAGAATAGTAAACAAAAAATAAAAAAATTGCTTATATAAATGCAGGGATTTGGTGTTTGACCGCGAAAAAACACTATTAAGAAAAACCTTGCATTTTTTGAGGTAGAAGTGTGAGTATCTCAGAATTAAAGTTACATGATTTGAAAAAATTAGTATCTGAATTTTATAATAATAATGAAATTCCGGATAATGCTTTTCTGCAGGAAATGGCTAAGGACAATAGAATTGGCGTAAGGAAATTGTATGAGCAGTTATTAGCCCGTAAACAAGAATATGAAAATGAGAAAATGCGTCTTAGCAGATTGTATGCGTATGAACGTAAGTGTAAGCTGACGGGCTATCAATTGATTGCCGGAGTGGACGAGGCGGGCCGGGGACCTTTAGCCGGACCGGTTGTGGCCGCAGCGGTTATTCTGCCCGAACAAGCATACTTGCCCGGGCTAAAAGATTCTAAAAAATTATCAGCGATTAAAAGAGAATCTTTATTTGTGAAAATAAAAGGTATAGCCATAAGCTGGTCAGTACAAATTGCATCGGTTAAGGAGATATTACAATTTAATATTTATAAGGCCAGTCTTTTAGCTATGCGCCGGGCCGTATGTACATTAAAAATACAGCCTGATTTTGTATTGGTTGACGGAGTAAAAATAGCGGGATTGAATAAACCTCAGCTTCCGTTGGTAAAAGGAGATACTTTGAGTGCTTCTATAGCTGCGGCATCAATTTTGGCGAAAGTAACCAGGGATCACTTGATGATGGAATATCACAAAATGTATCCGCAGTACGGATTTGATCAGAATAAAGGATATCCTACGGCTGAACATAAGAAAGCTTTGACTGAGTACGGGCCGTGTTTGATTCATCGAGCAGATTTTAAACCAGTCAAGGAATCGTATGTTATAATGAAGAATAATAAATAGATTAGATAACTGATAAAATAAGTTTCAAATTAATTTGTGATAAATACCACAGCTTATATGCTGCCTGAGTGACTATTATATTATAAATTATAGGGTCTTGATCCGTCTTTTGTGTCTACGATCATGAACTATGTTGCGAATTAAGACATACTCAGGTAGTACTAAGAATATATTTCAAAATAATTATTTTAAGGAAAGGGGGGAAAAAGATGCTTACTGACGGAGGTGCTATAGCCATATTTTTGATTGTTGGAATTATTTTTGGTGCCGGGGGTATAGCAACTAGTTTTTTAATTCACCCTAGAAGAAAAAATCCGGTAAAATT contains:
- the ylqF gene encoding ribosome biogenesis GTPase YlqF; protein product: MNIQWYPGHMARAKKLLQENLKLVDVAIELLDARIPLSSRNPVVNELLDKKPRLIILNKSDLADSNFTEIWKRKLTGPNIQVVAVDSIKGSGIKSVPSAVFKLAEGIMSKLLSKGRRPRAVRCMVVGIPNVGKSFFINRLVKQKAARTGNRPGVTRGQQWIRVAKNLELLDTPGILWPKFNDQEAAYKLAVTGAIKSEVIDIKEVSGKLALWLKDNYPDVLINRYKLTEIPDKTEEILTVIGCSRGFLLPGGIVDDYKAAVLLLKEFREGLLGRFTLDVPE
- the lepB gene encoding signal peptidase I, whose protein sequence is MDQNNGLPNKQTQPKRKKSALREIIESIAIAVLLAAIIRIFIFEPFYIPSGSMIPALIPNDRIIVSKLSYNFSEPERGDVIVFKYPKDPSRRFVKRLIAFGGETIEIRNSKLYINGNQIPENYLPKDLQFNDFGPYPVPQNSYFMMGDNRNSSDDSRFWGPLPKENVIGKAVLIYWPLSHLQRL
- a CDS encoding aspartate aminotransferase family protein codes for the protein MDNIMPEEFTSLEAALKINREQIVKHHKEYLNASLTTMIGLLNFDRHFTSARGVSVWDSEGVEFLDFLGGYGALNLGHNHPSVIDAIQKVTSLPNILQTSVNALSGALAKNLAAITPGKLQRTFFGNSGAEAVEGALKLARIATKRKGIIYCEGSFHGKTFGALSVTGRTKYQTPFEPLLPDCFPVPFGDVDALEKKLRERTSAAFIVEPIQGEGGIIVPPEGYLAKAKELCNKYNTLFIADEVQTGLGRTGNMFACEYEQVEPDILCLAKSLGGGIMPIGAYITTNDIWKRAYGSMDRATLHTSTFGGNTWAAAAGLAALEITIKENLVTKAMEKGEYLLKGLRKLQEKYPLLKEVRGRGLMIGLEFNQPSGFIKKASLGLDKVAEEYLGSLVAGELINKYQIITAFTLNNPNVIRLEPPLIVTYEQLDKVLHALEEIFSKHKGFFSVAKAGAKTIFNSIRKK
- a CDS encoding type 1 glutamine amidotransferase domain-containing protein, coding for MSKEIALFVEDNYNELEFWYPFYRFQEAGYKVTIIGSGRRESYTGKSGALPVKEYFSADKVKAEQFAAVIVPGGYAPDLMRLSEPMVNLVREAYAQGKVVASICHGAWMLISAGIIKGKKATCCPHIKDDLKNAGAEYINQEVIVDGKIVTSRVPDDLPAFCKAVLSLLG
- the rpsP gene encoding 30S ribosomal protein S16, which encodes MAVKIRLKRMGAKKDPFYRIVVADSRSPRDGRFIEEIGYYDPLRNPATIKIDEEKAISWIHKGAQLTGTAKSLFSKAGLMKKLAEEGK
- a CDS encoding KH domain-containing protein, which gives rise to MKELVEILAKALVDQPDKVSVNMVEREKSVLIELRVAPEEMGKVIGKQGRIAKAIRAVVKAAATKQHKKVMVEII
- the ffh gene encoding signal recognition particle protein, which translates into the protein MVFSSLAERLQETFKKLKNKGSLKEADVTEALREVRVALLEADVNFKVVKDFVNKVKEKAIGQDILSSLTPAQQVIKIVHQELTELMGGEQSKINMAPKPPTIIMMVGLHGAGKTTTSAKLANLLRKQGRRPLLVAGDIHRPAAIKQLQVLGEQLNLPVFSMGDKQSPATIAKAALENAINSGRDVVIIDTAGRLHIDEALMDELEAVINAVEPNEILLVIDAMTGQDAVNVAKTFNERLQLNGVVMTKLDGDTRGGAALSVKAVTGCPIKFAGVGEKLDALEIFHPNRMADRILGMGDVLTLIEKAQENFDAEQVAKLNKKLRSLEFTLDDFLEQLQQVKKLGPLEQVLGMFPGMGGLKKLKNIEFDEKELVYVEAIIKSMTLKEREHPEIINGSRRRRIARGSGTSVQEVNRLLKQFDQTKKMMKQFADLDKNIKKGGKLPKLPFFH
- the trmD gene encoding tRNA (guanosine(37)-N1)-methyltransferase TrmD — protein: MNIDILTLFPEMFNGPFNNSIIKRAREKNLVQIETYNIRDFSRNKHRTVDDTPYGGGAGMVMGVEPIFEAIDRIKDKYNGSTARIVLMCPQGLTFNQTLAKEFAQEEHLVFICGHYEGIDERVRENLVTDEISIGDFVLTGGEIPVMAIVDAIIRLIPGVLGDLASAEEDSFYDGLLDYPHYTRPREYRGNNVPEVLLSGHHENIYKWRKRQSLLRTLVKRPDLLESKDFTTEEIKILKEIYEDLKKLLDI
- the rplS gene encoding 50S ribosomal protein L19, encoding MNLIEYIEKEQMKKEIPAFRPGDTVKVHVKVVEGNRERIQVFEGVVIRRRGGGLNETFTVRRVSYGVGVERTFPLHSPKIDRIEVVRYGRVRRARLYYLRELRGKAARIKERARR
- a CDS encoding amidohydrolase → MSKILIKNVTVITMQGHDCIIDGGEIAIEQGRISEVGPAGTVAADFIPEKVINGHGFVALPGFINCHTHASMTLLRGYADDLPLMQWLSEKIWPLEDKLQPEDIYWGSLLCCLEMIKSGTTTFADMYFHMSEVARAVEKAGMRASLSRGLIGVGPEADTALEQSKQFVRDWHGAAGGRITTMLGPHAPYTCPPDYIKKVIALANELGVGIHIHLAETKTELGDIVRDYGKSPVKLMLDIGLFECKVLAAHCVHLNDEDIEILREKGVGVAHNPQSNMKLASGIAPVTELLKHGVNVGLGTDGAASNNNLDMMEEMRSAALLQKVATMDPMALPSYQALKMATCEGASVLGLQNDIGIIRKGMKADIILIDFHRPHLYPKHDLIAHTVYSAQSADVQTVIIDGNVVMENRKVLTIDEEEVLTEVQKRAERLVGQK
- a CDS encoding ribonuclease HII; its protein translation is MSISELKLHDLKKLVSEFYNNNEIPDNAFLQEMAKDNRIGVRKLYEQLLARKQEYENEKMRLSRLYAYERKCKLTGYQLIAGVDEAGRGPLAGPVVAAAVILPEQAYLPGLKDSKKLSAIKRESLFVKIKGIAISWSVQIASVKEILQFNIYKASLLAMRRAVCTLKIQPDFVLVDGVKIAGLNKPQLPLVKGDTLSASIAAASILAKVTRDHLMMEYHKMYPQYGFDQNKGYPTAEHKKALTEYGPCLIHRADFKPVKESYVIMKNNK
- the ylxM gene encoding YlxM family DNA-binding protein; this encodes MLTEKQQHFFELYYEDDLSLGEIAEKFDVSRQAVHDSLKRAEQMLVKYEEKLGLVKKFIEQRDKIVDAKILLDKFLKDRDDAKIEQVGRILSNIMEIVKK
- the rimM gene encoding ribosome maturation factor RimM (Essential for efficient processing of 16S rRNA), with protein sequence MDKEFISIGEIVNTQGHRGYVRVYPLTDFPERFKKMTKVWVLLNGNREEMHIEDTYKHKKFVIIKFKEIPDMTAAENYKGALLQIEHQDITPLPKDTYYIFDIIGLDVSDIEGKYFGKVKKVLNTGANDVYVVDYLEEKRDLLIPAIKQVVKEINLSKRIMKVELPEGL